A window of Periophthalmus magnuspinnatus isolate fPerMag1 chromosome 21, fPerMag1.2.pri, whole genome shotgun sequence genomic DNA:
CATCCAGCTTGATGGGGCGGGCATGCAAATGGAATGTCTCAGTGTTGTATGTGGGCTTGGAGACAGCCCGTGCGTGCTCCTGAACTAGAGGAAGTACAGGTGGGTAATGTTCTGCCCAGGCTCCACAGTAGGACCACACAGCCGCTGCCCGGGTAATTGGACAGTGTGACAATGACCTCAGGTAGTTAACGGCCACTTTGATATGTGCTCACTGCAATTAATGCATTGTAaatcttcatgttttattatataaTTAATTCTGACCTATAAGGCTCACTATGTCTTACTGCTTGTGCATTCAACACAACAGCCAGCTGAAATGTCATCAATTGCATGATGTGTATTTCTACTATGTAATGTTTAAACGGGCAAAAATGTGTTATAAGATTTAAAGTGGGTCaggctaaaaaataataaaaataataataaatataatttatttaatttcagtaGTTTTTACAATTAAAGCTTCCCTCTGTTTTTCTGCAGTTAACTGATCCAGGCAACCAAGTGTATGACGCCgcactgctccctctgctggataCTGACAGGCATTGCTTTGGTGTTCACAGAGTATTATactctgtattttatttatattcatttcttagtctgacagttacaattttagtttttttctggaTGTGATGATATTTGATCTAGTGCATCTACTACATCGTTAAAGTTTGTAGTGTAGCAGAAGAGGACAAAGCAAGGGACCTGCAGGACAGTAGGACAGTTCTCAGATTTAGCCAGTGTGCGGCAGGGACTCTGTACTCATTACCTTTCCATCACTGAGCAGCTGCTGTAGGGCCATTCATCATGATTACAAATCTGGATGGTGTTGATCCCCTACAGCTCCACCTTCAGCCTGTGCGATGTACTGAGCACCACCCCCTATGTGTTATATTCACACCACAACAGGTGACAGAGCTggacaagagcagagagcacagcTATGTTATGAAAGGGGGAAACACGTACAACTGAAAAGAATTTTACTTCTTgcacattttgaattttaaagatttttcagAAAAGTTGGCATGATctaagacacagacacaaaggCCATTGGTAGGCCTATATATAGATAGCCTGGGTGCAGGGGGTGTAGAGCAAAATATTAGATGAGTTAACTTACATTACCTTGATACCACATTTATTTCTAGGTAGATAAATTTAATACATTATTACAGGTAAGTAACAACTAATGCAAAAGTACCAATTTTATGTCAAAATGACAAATTACAAGTCATGTATCCTACTTCTATTACACCCACATTTGCTAGTTGGGTTAGCAATTATAAATTTTCTTCTGTACATgggtaaaataatgaaaaatatataagctatatattgtaaaatgtcacaataaataaagtttatcaaTTGACCTTTTTTTGGCGTCATCCGGGCCCTTACAGACATCACATAGCGCATGCGCAGTTCACATCTGTGGTTCGACCTCTGCAGTCGGTAAGTGCAATGGCAGTTTGAATGAAAGAGTTGTATTTGCAAATCCTTTCTCATCCGCACGTTTATCTTCATATTGCATGTCAGCAGTGTTATCAGCGTGTACAGTAGATTACCGTCTACACACGAATGACTGTATTTCGTTTGTGGAGCATTTGGACGTCGGTTTGACCTCAATTCTTTTCGGTCTTCTCAGACAGATCCCGGGCTTCAGACTGATTTGACCACAGCGGTACAAACTACCTACATCAGAAAATGTATGCCTGCGCAAAGTTTGTCTCCACGCCGGCTTTGGTGAGTTTTTTGTTACGTGTATTCCAAGTCTTTTTGCAAGTTGCTGAGTGACTGCGAGTGGGCCTATGTGAACTTGACTAGCTTCCTGGCAAGGGTATCTGCGGAGTAGGCCAGCAGACTAGCCCGCTAGGTAGCTAATGCTAAAATATTCAATGACATGTTCATGGTCATGATGTTCAGCTTTGCAAATACAATGGTGACGTTCATAGAACCTGCACGCATAGAAGTAATCATAATGGGTTCGTCTACTAATTCTTAGGAGTGGctatttcattcatttgttatGGGCTAGCCAAGGTCAGTATTAGCCATATGATGCTAACAGTTGATCATAGCTCAAGTCATTGGAGATGCTTTTTCATTAATGTATGGTAAACTGTGCTGTCTTTAATGCAGGTCCGTGCTGGTTCCCGGGCTCTGTACAGGCCCatctctgcttctgtgctgtcTCGACCAGATGTCCAAACAGAGGTAGGTCAAAGTGCATTCTGCATTAAACCATTAACATGGGTGCAATGTGCAGAAAAGAAACACCATAGGATGTTAAAGCCTTCTGaaaatgtttcactgtttgcACCTTTCCCCTCTTTTCCAGAAGAGTGCAGTTGTGCTCCCACAGAGCACCATCTCCCAGGTAACACTGAGGAGCTTTCAGACCAGTGCTGTGAGCAGGGACATCGACACTGCAGCTAAGTTCATTGGTGCTGGAGCTGCCACAGTTGGAGTAGCTGGATCTGGAGCTGGTATCGGCACAGTCTTTGGCAGTCTCATCATTGGCTATGCTAGgtttgtgaaataaataaatacaatattttggTCATGCTTTATATTTTGCTGttctaaaatgtttatatttatttttattttttttaaaggaaccCATCTTTGAAACAGCAGCTGTTCTCTTATGCCATCCTGGGATTTGCCCTGTCTGAAGCTATGGGACTGTTCTGTTTGATGGTTGCTTTCCTTATCCTGTTTGCAATGTAAAATTATGCTCACACTTTGAATACAGATGTAACTACATATTTTATTGTGGCTACCAATTTGTTCTTTGTTGGTATCATGGAAATGTACATTTTCAGGTCTTTCAGACACTGTTAAAATAAGCAAAACATGTATTGTACAAATGTAAGACATTATGTtattaaaatacatgtatttgaCTTTTTGACAGTAGCAGCAAGTTTTCTGTTGAACATCCTGCCAGTGGTGCTGCAGTCTTTGGAGCAAGATTTTTCAtaaattttgttcagtaaacAACTGCAAAGACTATTATCTTGTCTTTGACCAGCCTTGTTTCTCCATCCACCACGGCTTCACCTGCTCGCTTTTTAGGCCCACTATTCAATTCTCAGTTTCATTTGCGGGTATGTGCTGTAGACAGCAGGTCAGTACTTGCTTTTTGTAAATTGCAATAAATCTAGACTATCTAATTAAAGTACACTATTGTTTGAGTTTCCTTTAGAAtctgatgattttttttacgTGACGTTTATTAATGGTTTTGTCAGTTTTCTTTTGAGGCTACAAAGAAAATGCAAGGGTATGTACTTGAGCTGTCAAAAGGACCACACAAATGCAGTCCTGGGACTAATCTCGAGTCAAATGTGCAGCTTTTTATAAGCGTAGGAACGTCTTTTAAAACTTGTTTGTAAGCATTTCTTTAGGGGATCTGGGTGTTGTATACAGAAAACTTGCCTTAAATCGCAAAAGAACACCTAAAAAGGATCAATGTTCAAATGAGACTATGACGTTTACGGAAGACTTTAAAAACCTCTCGCGAGAAGTAGTGCACGGACGTGGGATTTTGGCTTGAAGGGTTGTGGCTGTGGGGTAAGTGTCCACTGAAAGCGAATGGATGCAAAGGAGAAGACCAATGCACCGTTTCTTAAACCGCAAAGGATATGAGACCACTATGAATATAAGAACCCTGGAGTGTATGACATCTCCCCTGTTTACAATGCAATTGAGCcacaaacatggcgacgcctGTATGTTAACGGAGGGCTCAGGCTAGTTCATGGAAGCGACTGGAACAGAGGCTTTCTGTATCACCTTTGGATTTGTGGTACACTTATGTCATTTAATATATAGATTAACCATACATCCAGCAGTTCAGATATTAGCGTCTGCATGATCCGGACAACTTCATTAAAAATAGCTACTGTGCAACGAGCGGCTTTTACGAGGCTACTGATGTAAACAACTACGGCAGCCGCCCATCGCTGGTGTGCTTTGTCTAGAGAGGTACCGCTACCTCATGTTTTATGCCCTATAATATCgcgtcacatttaaaaacacgaTGGCTGtcaatacattaaaatgcattaaaataaatcatcttgacaaaactacagctacaacatCAGTAATTATTTTCTTGTTCCTTTTTGCAGGGGATACTTAACAGGAATTCCCTAATATGAGTGATGACAAGCCCTTTTTATGTACTGCTCCTGGTTGTGGTCAGGTAAGTATTGGTCGCGTACAGCTGCCTACATTAGATGCGCGTAACTTTATCCTTTTTATGTTGCCTTTTTGTGaaccattttctttttattatgacTTCAATTTTTATCACTTGGCATGATGATGACCCAAACACCATACTCCTACCTGACAAAGTACTGTATTTGATATGGCagtaataaaatcaaataataataaaaataaataaataaaaactgttagAAAACCTATAGCGTATACCAGTGTGAGTTAGACTATTGTCACGTGTAAATGCCCCTTCCTGTATTTATTCTAATATGCATGTATTCCTTACACAATTTCTCAGTGTTTAGTTCCCTAGACTAAATGATATAGCAATTGTAGCAATATTTTGTACTTCCCTTTTTTTAAGAAGCCCACTGAATCTTTGAAGCACCCAACTTGGGTTCTTACACCTTTCTGACACCTTTATTCAGGCTCACCTGTGGTCTCTAATCTTCTGTCAGGTGAAAGTTGGCAATAGTTGcttagatagcatctagtggtgttatgtgagaatacaacacggccaatctaattacaaatggtagctttatAACACGTCTTGTTATAATAGATTTGGTAAGATATTTTGGTACATATCGTGGTACATATCGTGGTTAAATGTGTTTGCTTTTGCTTACCATCTTTTATAATGAAGTCTTCTTTAGATTTTTGATTGTTCTTTGTTTTCAGAGATTTACAAATGAGGACCACCTGGCAGTCCACAGACATAAGCATGAGATGACCCTGAAGTTTGGCCCAGCAAGGAATGACAGTGTCATCATTGCTGGTATATATTTCTGGTATTAAATAACACCAAGACATTGTTCTACATTTAAATGTTAACATGTGAGACATTCTGCAGACCAAACTCCTACTCCAACTCGCTTTTTAAAGAACTGTGAGGAAGTCGGGCTGTTCAATGAACTTGCAAGTCCCTTTGACCATGACTTCAAAAAAGCATCTGAGGAGGATATTAAAAAGGTTTTTATACTAATTGTATACAGTATAGAATTCATGTGTTAAAGTTGTTTTATGTGTAACATATTCTTTTTGTAGTTACCATTGGATTTGTCACCTCTTGCAACACCTGTTATACGAAACAAAACTGAGGAAGCTACAGCTGTCGATGCACATCGAGGCAGCCCCTTGCCCCACCCTGAATCTACAACAAGTGATGAAAAGGTATAGGATTTAAAGTGTATGTTTGTGGtctttaaaatgacacaaaatgatGTAATTCGTCTGTAAACGTTTATTTTTAGTAAAGTTGTTGGACTATTCTTAAGCACTTTTATTCCTTCAATTTTGGCTGAATTCTTATTTGCTGAATGTTTTCAGGACATATCTTTGCAGCCAGCCTCACTGCCAACATCTACTATAGTGCATCCTGCTTCCCTCCAAGTCCCTAATGTACTTCTAGCAACCACAGAGGCTAGTGTTGTAATACAGCAAGCTCTCCCATCGCCAACCTCTAGTTCTGTTATAACCCAAAGCCCACCCTCTAATAGGCCTATAGTGTAAGTAAATAGTTATGCTTATCCAGTTCAAAATTGATTTATGCAGTTTATTTTGATTACAGTACCCCATTcagtttaaatttttattttgtgctcTTTACAGTGTTTTGCATTTTTGCTTTTCAGTATTCATTCACCCCAGTTTTGCTTTGATGCATACCTAAAGTTGACATTATAGGTTTATTTAATtaaccattttaaatataaaatacaaagacAGAGGCTTTTGCTTTCTTGTGATATTTCAAAGCACTGAGCAAAACTGGTGCTACTTATTATTTGTGTCCCTTCATTTAAATGTCTGCATCGTTATTGTCTCAGCTTTCTGCCTAGTTACTATAAAACATGATAACAACGATTATATATTATATGGGTGttctgtttaaaataatatcttttctctctccaggCCGGTGTCTGGCACATTTCCTGTGCTGTTACAGCTGCCTAACGGTCAAACTATGCCAGTGGCCATACCTGCATCAATTACAAGCTCAAGTGTACATATTCCAACTGCAATCCCTGTAAGTTAAACACTGGTATATAGTTGGTGCATCTATTCACTGTTCAATTATTTACTGACTACTGGGTCAAACCAGAAGAAAGAACAAGTTTAGTAGCTTGAAATATAGTATTAGTAATTCGAATTAATAATTATCCTCTTAAAACATAATATGTGTGTTCTCAACCACAGCAAAATGATTAATTTAtcataaaataacatttgtatTTAACAAGCCTTTTCCAGTCCCATTTCAGACCTtcccaaaatatatatttacaaagtgtttgtttttatttaccatttaattCCTTTTTGTAATGAAAACCATCCAACAAAAACAGCAGTTGATTAAATTACACCAAGTATCGTTCCAACACTGTTTTGTGTAAGGATTTACTAGCTTGGCTCATAAGATTTGGCAGTACATAAACACAAAAAGCATCAGAATGAAATCATACATTCaattgtatgtgtttgtgtcagtgtGCCAAAGACAGGAATTGGCGGATGCACAGCAGGCGTCTTTCCAGAAACGTACACTCCTATTTGTCCTTGCACAATGAGAATTATCATTCTTGATTTTTGGCACACTGCACACATTAGACTACTAATGCGCTTGGTGGTGCAATTATAACGGCTGTTTATCACATTGTCTCTTCAGTGAACTTTGCTGAAAATCAAGGTCTTGTTGATATGTACTGAACTTTCCCAAGTGGAGGCCTGTCTTATTTGCTCACAATGGAGCTGATTCTTTATGTGGAACACTGAGCAGCAGATGATTATTGTCTGATGGCAGCACAGCAGGGAAAAACTTCCGCCTTCCTGGTCTTTTGGGAACGGGATGGGCAGGAGTGGCTGGGGAACATAAGCTCTCTCCATCATCTGTTTATTCTGTCGATACACTATTACGTGTGTCTTATTGTGAGGGGAGGCCTTGCTTTGGCCTCCTGACTCGTGTCTCTCCATCCTGTCTTCAACATCCCTGTCCATATGCTCTCCTGCAGCCAGCCAGAGGTTCATTAGCGTGCATGCTGCATCTCCATGTGGCGCTGCCTCCACAAAATAACAGGCCATTCAACCTAATGAGCCTGAGATATGAGGAAGCACTCAGAACCAGCCGGGCCGTATTGCTGGGTGCTTGAGCGCTGCCTGTTTTTTAGTGAAGAAGACTaattttgtctcatctgtgtcTCTGTTGTCAGCTTGTCAGACCTGTCACCATAGTGCCTAACGTCCCTGGGATCCCAGGCCCGCCCTCGCCACAGCCCACCCAATCAGAAGCCAAGCTGGTAGAGTATTTCTGACTTTGACTTTCAAATGACATATTATAAAGTTAATGTTTTTTGGCTATTGACTTAGCAGACACCTCTCATTTTAAATGCCCTTTAAGCGACACTTGcaaataaaatagttttgtcATTCAGACCATCCAATTTTGGTTAAAGTGAACTTTAACAAGTGAACATAAAtctatgaatgtgaaaaaatgagagagaggtTCCATATAATGCTTAGCTTAATATTTTTagcttaaaatgtgttttttcaaaatatattgGTCCATATTGGGGGATCTATTATGGAACCTATTTTGACGTATTTTATAGTACCAGTAAAAACTTGTTAATCATCACATTGGCCAGCCCTGGTATCACAGATTATATTATTTTGCGTGGTGATGGTAAGGACTTCTCTTTGAGTCTACGTTGGTATGTTAATATGGTCACAAACTGGGTGCTTTTGGTACTGTTCTTTACAGGCAGCTGTCAGTAACATTTCAAGTATTTAAGATGAGATATTGCCAAGTACTTCTAAAAACTACCCTCAGCATCCATGTGTCATAGTTATTCAAATGAGAGTTAAGTGAGAGCTGAAGTTTTATAATTGTGGCATAACCATGACTTATTACTACCAACCTTCCTAGTGTGCTTTAGTGGTTTGTAAAATACTAGCCTATAAAAACTGATCTACATTACACTATATATCTGAAATATTGCAAGAAAAGGACTAGTCTTATGTTCCCGGTTAATAATCGTGAGGTGCAAGAATATGAAGTGTCGGCAAGCAGGACGGTGGCAATGTGATGAAGCACTAACCAAGGAACCTGTAAGTGCTCACAGCATGATATGGCCGCCAAAATTAACAGATAAAGAGAGGGCGAAGGATTGATCCCGAGGAGGTGTGGGGGTGGGCTGGTGTGCAAGTTTGTCAGGGATCACGGGGTACCGCACTGACAAACGTAGAGACAGCGTTTTGCCCAGCATGCCGTCGCTGGGGCCGACCGAAGGGGGGGCGAGCGACGGGAGCCAGCTGGGGGGCATCCTGGCACACGCTCAGCTCG
This region includes:
- the atp5mc3a gene encoding ATP synthase membrane subunit c locus 3a, which encodes MYACAKFVSTPALVRAGSRALYRPISASVLSRPDVQTEKSAVVLPQSTISQVTLRSFQTSAVSRDIDTAAKFIGAGAATVGVAGSGAGIGTVFGSLIIGYARNPSLKQQLFSYAILGFALSEAMGLFCLMVAFLILFAM
- the atf2 gene encoding cyclic AMP-dependent transcription factor ATF-2, producing the protein MSDDKPFLCTAPGCGQRFTNEDHLAVHRHKHEMTLKFGPARNDSVIIADQTPTPTRFLKNCEEVGLFNELASPFDHDFKKASEEDIKKLPLDLSPLATPVIRNKTEEATAVDAHRGSPLPHPESTTSDEKDISLQPASLPTSTIVHPASLQVPNVLLATTEASVVIQQALPSPTSSSVITQSPPSNRPIVPVSGTFPVLLQLPNGQTMPVAIPASITSSSVHIPTAIPLVRPVTIVPNVPGIPGPPSPQPTQSEAKLKLKTTVSQQLPQVTNGDVVEVQSSAVTHTTASASPAPTPASVPAPAPTATLPPALATSEEPSAHSLQQPATSTTETPASPAPLAPNPPSTGGRRRRTTSEDPDEKRRKFLERNRAAASRCRQKRKVWVQSLEKKAEDLSSMNGQLQNEVTLLRNEVAQLKQLLLAHKDCPVTAMQKKSGYHILEKEESCEEMSVPGSPQNEAIQHSSVSTSNGVSSSSASAVSVPPTTSSDQSTTGS